One window from the genome of Serinibacter salmoneus encodes:
- a CDS encoding Mrp/NBP35 family ATP-binding protein yields the protein MTSQTATTDAIQEALSGVLDPEIRRPITELGMVKDVSVSPEGVARVLIALTTGGCPMKDTISTSVAKAAGAVEGVSDVAVDLTVMTDQERADLRTHLRGGAAEPVIPFAQPESLTRVIAVASGKGGVGKSTVTANLAVAMAQQGLRVGVLDADIYGFSIPRMLGVTNRPTKVEDMILPPVAHDVKVISIGMFTPEGQAVVWRGPMLHRALQQFLADVYWGDLDVLLLDLPPGTGDVAISVAQLLPGAEMLVVTTPQVAAADVAARAGAISQQTRQRVIGVVENMSWLTQSDGTRMELFGEGGGSAVAQQLTAALGHEVPLLAQIPLDMTVRQGGDIGAPVAGIAVSEPGSETEGATALRTLAQHLATAKRGLAGRRLGLSVI from the coding sequence ATGACCTCCCAGACAGCGACGACCGACGCCATCCAGGAGGCGCTCAGCGGGGTGCTCGACCCCGAGATCCGCCGGCCGATCACGGAACTGGGCATGGTGAAGGACGTCTCCGTCTCGCCCGAGGGCGTGGCGCGCGTGCTCATCGCCCTGACCACCGGTGGCTGTCCCATGAAGGACACCATCAGCACGAGCGTGGCCAAGGCGGCGGGCGCGGTCGAGGGCGTCAGCGACGTCGCGGTCGACCTCACCGTGATGACCGATCAGGAGCGCGCGGACCTGCGCACGCATCTGCGGGGCGGCGCGGCCGAGCCCGTGATCCCGTTCGCTCAGCCGGAGTCCCTGACCCGCGTGATCGCGGTGGCCTCCGGTAAGGGCGGGGTGGGCAAGTCCACGGTGACGGCGAACCTCGCCGTCGCGATGGCGCAGCAGGGCCTGCGCGTGGGTGTGCTGGATGCCGACATCTACGGCTTCTCGATCCCGCGGATGCTGGGCGTGACGAACCGCCCCACGAAGGTGGAGGACATGATCCTGCCGCCCGTGGCGCATGACGTGAAGGTGATCTCGATCGGGATGTTCACCCCGGAGGGGCAAGCGGTGGTGTGGCGCGGCCCGATGCTGCACCGCGCGCTGCAGCAGTTCCTCGCGGACGTCTACTGGGGCGACCTGGACGTGCTGCTGCTGGACCTGCCCCCCGGCACCGGTGACGTGGCGATCTCGGTGGCGCAGTTGCTCCCCGGCGCGGAGATGCTGGTGGTGACCACCCCGCAGGTGGCGGCGGCGGACGTCGCGGCGCGTGCCGGCGCGATCTCCCAGCAGACCCGGCAGCGGGTGATCGGCGTGGTGGAGAACATGTCCTGGCTCACCCAGAGCGACGGCACCCGCATGGAACTCTTCGGTGAGGGCGGCGGCAGCGCCGTGGCGCAGCAGCTCACCGCGGCGCTCGGTCACGAGGTGCCGCTGCTCGCGCAGATCCCGCTGGACATGACGGTGCGGCAGGGTGGCGACATCGGCGCCCCGGTCGCGGGGATCGCGGTCTCCGAGCCGGGATCCGAGACGGAGGGGGCGACGGCGCTGCGCACCCTGGCACAGCACCTCGCCACCGCGAAGCGCGGCCTGGCGGGCCGCCGTCTCGGCCTCAGCGTCATCTGA
- a CDS encoding TIGR00730 family Rossman fold protein, producing MSTPERERSARRERQAGRVMLRGEQVPETTTDERLLSGGNGADWLHADPWRVLRIQSEFVEGFGALAELGSAVSVFGSARLTEGEPEYEVAQEIARELVRHGYAVITGGGPGLMEAANRGAREAGGQSVGLGIELPFEQGMNAHVDRGVNFRYFFVRKVMFVKYATGFIVLPGGFGTMDELFEAITLVQTGKVRRFPIVLVGREFWGGLLEWIRTTLAARGLIGEMDLDLLHVVDDPVEAVAYVRRVAADLAE from the coding sequence ATGAGCACGCCCGAGCGCGAGAGGTCGGCCCGGCGCGAACGGCAAGCGGGCCGCGTCATGCTGCGCGGAGAGCAGGTCCCCGAGACCACCACCGATGAGCGCCTGCTCTCTGGGGGCAACGGCGCCGACTGGTTGCACGCCGACCCCTGGCGGGTGCTGCGCATCCAGTCCGAGTTCGTGGAGGGCTTCGGCGCCCTGGCCGAACTGGGGTCCGCAGTCTCCGTGTTCGGCTCCGCACGGCTGACGGAGGGCGAACCGGAGTACGAGGTCGCCCAGGAGATCGCACGTGAACTGGTGCGGCACGGCTACGCGGTGATCACCGGCGGTGGGCCCGGTCTCATGGAAGCGGCGAACAGGGGGGCGCGGGAGGCGGGCGGGCAGTCCGTGGGACTGGGCATCGAGTTGCCCTTCGAGCAGGGCATGAACGCGCACGTGGACCGCGGAGTGAACTTCCGGTACTTCTTCGTGCGGAAGGTCATGTTCGTGAAGTACGCCACCGGCTTCATCGTGCTGCCCGGGGGATTCGGCACCATGGACGAGCTCTTCGAGGCGATCACCCTGGTGCAGACCGGCAAGGTGCGCAGATTCCCGATCGTGCTGGTGGGCCGGGAATTCTGGGGCGGGTTGCTGGAGTGGATCCGCACCACCCTGGCGGCGCGAGGTCTGATCGGCGAGATGGACCTCGACCTGCTGCACGTGGTGGACGATCCGGTCGAGGCGGTCGCGTACGTGCGGCGCGTGGCGGCCGACCTGGCGGAGTAG
- the dapE gene encoding succinyl-diaminopimelate desuccinylase, whose product MSETREPADLTPHLSDPVALTRAICDIPSVSGDERNLADAVEAVLRAQAHLEVLRDGDAVLARTRLGRTSRVVIAGHLDTVPIAGNLPTQLRTLEGEGEVLWGRGTVDMKGGVAVALHLAATQPAPALDVTYVFYDHEEVEATKNGLGRVAANHPNWLAGDLAILGEPTGAHIEGGCNGTIRIEIATTGTTAHSARAWRGHNAVHDLAPVLAALAAHESETVTVDGLDYREGLNAVFVTGGIAGNMIPDRATVTVNYRFAPSRDAAEAEAYVRAVFADIPGLTFTVTDLSEGARPGLDHPVAQGFVEAARAATGAQVNPKYGWTDVARFSRLGVPALNFGPGDPMLAHADDERCPTAQFTAVADALAAWLGRAPGAAAPQEKEDA is encoded by the coding sequence GTGAGCGAGACACGTGAGCCAGCGGACCTGACACCGCACCTGTCCGACCCGGTGGCGCTCACGCGCGCCATCTGCGACATCCCCTCCGTCAGCGGGGACGAGCGGAACCTGGCGGACGCCGTCGAGGCGGTGTTGCGCGCCCAGGCGCACCTCGAGGTGCTCCGCGACGGTGACGCCGTGCTCGCCCGCACCCGCCTGGGCCGCACGAGTCGGGTGGTGATTGCGGGGCACCTCGACACCGTGCCGATCGCAGGGAACCTGCCCACGCAGCTGCGCACCCTTGAGGGGGAGGGTGAGGTGCTGTGGGGGAGAGGCACCGTGGACATGAAGGGGGGCGTCGCCGTCGCCCTCCACCTGGCGGCCACCCAGCCTGCACCGGCCCTGGACGTCACCTACGTCTTCTACGACCACGAGGAGGTCGAGGCCACCAAGAACGGGCTCGGGCGGGTCGCGGCCAACCACCCCAACTGGCTGGCCGGGGACCTGGCGATCCTGGGTGAACCCACGGGCGCGCACATCGAAGGTGGATGCAACGGCACCATCCGCATCGAGATCGCCACCACGGGCACGACCGCGCATTCCGCGCGCGCCTGGCGCGGCCACAACGCCGTGCACGATCTGGCTCCGGTGCTCGCCGCGCTGGCGGCACACGAGAGCGAGACCGTGACGGTGGACGGACTCGACTACCGCGAGGGACTGAACGCCGTGTTCGTCACCGGCGGCATTGCGGGCAACATGATCCCCGACCGCGCCACCGTCACCGTGAACTACCGGTTCGCCCCCTCGCGAGACGCCGCCGAGGCGGAGGCGTACGTCCGCGCGGTCTTCGCCGACATCCCCGGGCTCACCTTCACCGTCACGGACCTGTCCGAGGGTGCCCGCCCTGGCCTGGACCACCCCGTGGCGCAAGGCTTCGTGGAGGCGGCACGCGCGGCCACCGGCGCGCAGGTGAATCCCAAGTACGGCTGGACCGACGTCGCGCGGTTCTCCCGCCTCGGCGTTCCGGCGCTGAACTTCGGGCCCGGCGACCCGATGCTCGCCCACGCCGATGACGAACGCTGCCCGACGGCGCAGTTCACCGCCGTGGCCGACGCCCTGGCCGCATGGCTGGGCCGAGCGCCAGGCGCCGCAGCACCGCAGGAGAAGGAGGACGCATGA
- a CDS encoding polysaccharide biosynthesis tyrosine autokinase, which translates to MEFLDYVRVLRRHWLALVICSLAGVAISMAYTLVQTPVYSANASGYVSAGASDNVALESASESLARSRAESWVTIGTSRAVAERVIAEEGLSVSPEELVQRVSVSQAELTPVIRVSAEASTPEDARDLADAWVYALSAEVAELEGGEADGASSLTLIPIEAAALPTRPISPNVELGVVLGLLVGAVAGVLYALIRNQSDKKLRTIEALRRATNSSVLGAVPTGDVTSALTGREDRSNAPTLEAFRRIRTNLRFMNVDDPPRVIVVTSALPGEGKSAVAANIAIAIAESGQRAIIVDADLRRPTVADRFGLVEGAGLTDVLVHAAEIDDVIQIWPHSQNLAVLPAGSAPPNPSELLGSDVMHDLLMELKEHAFVIIDSPPLLPVTDAAVLTARVDGAVLVARAGVTTIDQVTAAAEDLEAANGRLLGTVLNAVSKKSTGYQGGYYGAYYGGYYGSTDGQGQSLTPAGTKRQRLGRDASAVGDSASAGASPSSAEPSAAAPATQEPPVSPVAHAPASYPPASAPAASGDHAVQWKPVTPSGEAVSTTRTRRDR; encoded by the coding sequence CGTCGCGCTCGAGAGTGCGAGCGAGTCACTGGCTCGTAGCCGTGCGGAGAGTTGGGTGACGATCGGGACATCGCGTGCGGTGGCCGAGCGCGTGATCGCGGAGGAGGGACTCAGCGTCTCGCCGGAGGAACTGGTTCAGCGGGTGAGCGTGAGCCAGGCGGAGTTGACTCCGGTGATCCGCGTGAGCGCCGAGGCATCGACGCCTGAGGACGCGCGAGACCTTGCGGACGCCTGGGTCTACGCGTTGTCAGCGGAAGTCGCGGAACTCGAGGGCGGCGAGGCTGATGGCGCCTCGAGTCTCACCCTGATCCCGATCGAGGCCGCTGCGCTGCCAACCCGCCCGATCTCGCCGAACGTGGAACTGGGCGTGGTCCTCGGACTGCTCGTCGGAGCGGTGGCCGGTGTCCTGTACGCGCTGATTCGCAATCAATCGGACAAGAAGTTGCGCACGATCGAGGCGCTGCGAAGGGCTACCAACTCCAGCGTGCTCGGCGCCGTCCCGACGGGGGATGTCACCAGTGCGTTGACCGGTCGTGAGGACCGCAGCAACGCCCCCACGCTCGAGGCGTTCCGCCGCATCCGCACGAACCTCCGGTTCATGAACGTGGACGATCCGCCTCGGGTGATCGTGGTCACGAGCGCCCTGCCTGGTGAGGGGAAGTCCGCTGTCGCCGCGAACATCGCGATCGCGATCGCGGAGAGCGGTCAGCGCGCCATCATCGTGGACGCGGACCTGCGCCGGCCCACCGTGGCGGACCGCTTCGGCCTCGTGGAGGGCGCCGGCCTGACCGACGTGCTGGTGCACGCCGCGGAGATCGACGATGTGATCCAGATCTGGCCGCACAGCCAGAACCTCGCCGTGCTGCCGGCCGGCTCCGCCCCGCCGAACCCGAGCGAGTTGCTCGGCTCCGACGTGATGCACGACCTGCTCATGGAGCTCAAGGAGCACGCGTTCGTGATCATCGACTCCCCGCCGCTGCTGCCCGTGACCGACGCGGCCGTGCTGACCGCCCGCGTGGACGGCGCCGTGCTCGTGGCCCGCGCCGGTGTCACCACGATCGATCAGGTGACCGCAGCGGCTGAGGACCTTGAGGCAGCCAACGGGCGACTGCTCGGAACGGTGCTCAACGCCGTCTCGAAGAAGTCCACCGGGTACCAGGGTGGCTACTACGGCGCCTACTACGGCGGCTACTACGGCTCCACCGACGGTCAGGGCCAGTCCCTCACCCCCGCCGGCACCAAGCGCCAGCGCCTGGGTCGTGACGCCAGCGCCGTCGGCGATTCTGCCTCCGCTGGGGCCTCGCCCTCGTCTGCTGAGCCGTCCGCAGCGGCCCCGGCCACGCAGGAGCCGCCTGTTTCGCCCGTGGCGCACGCTCCGGCGAGCTACCCGCCCGCCAGTGCGCCAGCAGCCTCCGGCGACCACGCGGTGCAATGGAAGCCCGTCACACCGAGCGGCGAGGCGGTGTCCACAACCCGGACTCGGCGGGATCGCTAG
- a CDS encoding ABC transporter ATP-binding protein, translating into MTSGEPAVRVSDLHKQYPKHRAVDGLSFEIHRGETFALLGPNGAGKSTTVEILEGYRRRTSGQVSVLGEDPGTAGRPWRSRIGIVLQDLPESEVYGVYSVREQITQQSHYYPNPRDVQEVIDAVGLRAKADAKVRTLSGGQRRRLDVALGIIGRPELLFLDEPTTGFDPEARREFWGLIRGLSADGTTILLTTHYLDEAAELADRVGIIIGGRMRAIGPVGEIGGDAARTPIVSWTEPDGEAHSQRTPAPAALVAELTARLGEPRDLEIRRPHLEEIYLDMVAAHAAGAATGTEDVA; encoded by the coding sequence ATGACATCCGGTGAACCCGCGGTCCGCGTGAGCGACCTGCACAAGCAGTACCCGAAGCACCGAGCCGTGGACGGCCTGAGTTTCGAGATCCACCGCGGGGAGACCTTCGCCCTGCTCGGGCCGAACGGTGCGGGCAAGTCCACCACCGTGGAGATCCTCGAGGGCTACCGGCGCCGCACCTCCGGGCAGGTCAGCGTGCTCGGCGAGGATCCGGGCACGGCCGGGCGCCCCTGGCGCTCCCGCATCGGGATCGTGCTGCAGGACCTGCCCGAGTCGGAGGTCTACGGCGTGTACTCCGTGCGGGAGCAGATCACCCAGCAGTCCCACTACTACCCGAACCCGCGCGATGTGCAGGAGGTGATCGACGCCGTGGGTCTGCGCGCCAAGGCCGACGCGAAGGTGCGGACCCTGTCCGGGGGGCAGCGCCGTCGCCTCGACGTGGCCCTGGGGATCATCGGCCGCCCCGAGTTGCTGTTCCTGGACGAGCCCACCACCGGGTTCGACCCCGAGGCGCGCCGGGAGTTCTGGGGCCTGATCCGGGGCCTGTCCGCCGATGGCACCACGATCCTGCTGACCACGCACTACCTGGACGAGGCCGCCGAGCTCGCCGACCGGGTCGGCATCATCATCGGTGGGCGGATGCGGGCGATCGGCCCGGTGGGCGAGATCGGCGGCGATGCGGCGCGCACCCCGATCGTCTCCTGGACCGAGCCCGACGGCGAGGCCCACTCTCAGCGCACCCCCGCCCCCGCCGCGCTGGTCGCCGAGCTCACCGCGCGGCTGGGTGAGCCGCGTGACCTGGAGATCCGCCGGCCCCACCTGGAGGAGATCTACCTCGACATGGTGGCGGCGCACGCGGCCGGCGCCGCGACCGGGACGGAGGACGTGGCATGA
- the sigE gene encoding RNA polymerase sigma factor SigE — METEDWQPPTWDAVVRDYSPQVYRLAYRLTGQQADAEDLTQEVFLRVFRSLDRYQPGTFDGWLHRITTNLFLDQVRRKSRNRTQALGEYEADVPRAARADEPERGFEIGNLDVDVQAALAQLAPEYRAAVVLRDIEDLPYEEIADVLGISMGTVRSRIHRGRAKLREMLAHRDPQVAGSGDGFLTGPRAAGVAP, encoded by the coding sequence GTGGAGACCGAAGACTGGCAGCCACCCACGTGGGATGCCGTGGTGCGCGACTACTCGCCCCAGGTGTACCGGCTCGCCTACCGCCTGACCGGGCAGCAGGCGGATGCGGAGGACCTCACGCAGGAGGTCTTCCTGCGCGTCTTCCGCTCCCTGGACCGCTACCAGCCGGGCACGTTCGACGGCTGGCTGCACCGGATCACCACCAACCTCTTCCTGGACCAGGTGCGCCGCAAGTCCCGCAACCGCACCCAGGCCCTCGGTGAGTACGAGGCGGACGTGCCACGTGCCGCGCGCGCGGACGAACCCGAGCGCGGCTTCGAGATCGGCAACCTGGATGTGGACGTGCAGGCCGCGCTCGCCCAGCTCGCTCCGGAGTACCGCGCCGCCGTGGTGCTGCGTGACATCGAGGACCTGCCGTATGAGGAGATCGCGGACGTGCTCGGCATCTCCATGGGTACCGTGCGCTCCCGTATTCACCGTGGGCGGGCCAAGCTGCGTGAGATGCTCGCGCACCGCGACCCCCAGGTGGCCGGGTCCGGCGACGGCTTCCTGACCGGCCCACGGGCCGCGGGGGTCGCTCCGTGA
- a CDS encoding S1C family serine protease, which yields MVESYARTRPRRRGVAGGTVAVIAVLALLVGMSAGLALAPWFGIETTSSGQSSSSPSDPQGASQPDPPESGSVPQTLLQPDLEEDSLYDVASIAATALPSTVSIEVTGASFAASGSGFVLREDGYILTNAHVVAGSEGADLVVVFSDGEQFPATIVGETVDYDLAVLKVEREGLTPLVLGDSDEVVVGQPVVAVGAPLGLQGTVTTGIVSALNRPVLAGDLTQTSFINAIQTDAAINPGNSGGPLLNRSGEVIGINSAIAQASTQEASGSIGLGFAIPSNQARRTAEQLIADGFATYPVIGVLLDSSYTGVGVKVVDAEVDGVAPVTPGGAAEAAGIAAGDVIVAINGVPVTVSDELIVAIRAHAPGETITLTVRESSGDRDIQVVLGEARSQ from the coding sequence GTGGTTGAGAGTTACGCGCGCACCCGTCCTCGCCGGCGGGGGGTCGCCGGCGGCACCGTCGCCGTGATCGCCGTGCTGGCGCTCCTGGTGGGGATGAGCGCCGGGCTCGCCCTGGCCCCCTGGTTCGGGATCGAGACCACCTCGAGCGGGCAGAGCTCGTCGAGTCCCTCCGATCCGCAGGGGGCATCCCAGCCGGACCCGCCCGAGTCCGGGTCGGTGCCGCAGACCCTGCTGCAGCCGGACCTCGAGGAGGACTCCCTCTACGACGTCGCGAGCATTGCAGCCACGGCCCTACCGAGCACCGTCTCGATCGAGGTAACGGGTGCCTCCTTCGCCGCCAGCGGCTCCGGGTTCGTGCTGCGGGAGGACGGCTACATCCTCACCAATGCGCACGTCGTCGCCGGATCGGAGGGCGCCGACCTCGTGGTCGTCTTCAGCGACGGTGAGCAGTTCCCCGCCACGATCGTGGGGGAGACGGTCGACTACGACCTCGCCGTCCTCAAGGTCGAGCGCGAGGGACTCACGCCGCTCGTGCTCGGCGACTCCGACGAGGTGGTGGTGGGGCAGCCCGTGGTCGCTGTCGGCGCGCCCCTGGGGCTCCAGGGCACGGTGACCACCGGGATCGTCTCGGCGCTGAACCGACCCGTGCTGGCCGGTGACCTCACCCAGACCTCCTTCATCAACGCCATTCAGACCGACGCCGCGATCAACCCGGGCAACTCCGGCGGCCCCCTGCTCAACCGGTCGGGGGAGGTGATCGGGATCAACTCCGCCATCGCGCAGGCCTCCACGCAGGAGGCATCCGGCAGCATCGGCCTGGGCTTCGCCATCCCCTCCAACCAGGCGCGGCGCACCGCTGAGCAACTGATCGCCGACGGGTTCGCGACCTACCCCGTGATCGGGGTGCTGCTCGACTCCTCCTACACCGGTGTGGGCGTGAAGGTGGTCGACGCGGAGGTCGACGGTGTGGCGCCGGTCACACCGGGTGGTGCCGCGGAGGCGGCGGGTATCGCCGCGGGCGACGTGATCGTGGCGATCAACGGTGTCCCGGTCACGGTGTCCGATGAACTCATCGTCGCGATCCGTGCGCACGCGCCCGGCGAGACGATTACGCTGACGGTGCGCGAGTCCTCCGGGGACCGCGACATCCAGGTGGTCCTGGGTGAGGCGCGCTCGCAGTAG
- a CDS encoding ABC transporter permease has protein sequence MSESTLPGPIGLARTRIAYEIRGYFRQGDTVFFTFLFPVLILTIFSSIFTGYLSPTTGMLDEPAPGALSMATYYLPGIVAAGLLLSGVQNLAVDIAQEKYNGRLKRLGGTPMSPLTYFLGKLGQVFMTGIGQCALILAVAVLLFDVTLPSDAASWLTFAWVFVLGLAASAVLGIALSALPRSGRSASAVVIPIVLILQFISGVYVLNFQLPDAVQNVANVFPLAWLARGMRSALLPQDMVVLEQGETWAHGATLAVLLAWLIVGTVLARLTFRWIRRDA, from the coding sequence ATGAGCGAGTCCACGCTGCCCGGACCGATCGGCCTGGCCCGCACCCGCATCGCGTACGAGATCCGCGGCTACTTCCGCCAGGGCGACACGGTCTTCTTCACCTTCCTGTTCCCGGTGCTGATTCTGACGATCTTCTCCTCGATCTTCACCGGCTACCTCTCCCCCACCACCGGGATGCTGGACGAGCCCGCCCCCGGGGCGTTGTCGATGGCCACCTACTACCTGCCCGGGATCGTGGCCGCCGGACTGCTGCTGTCCGGGGTGCAGAACCTCGCGGTGGACATCGCCCAGGAGAAGTACAACGGGCGCCTGAAGAGGTTGGGCGGCACCCCGATGAGCCCGTTGACGTACTTCCTGGGCAAGCTCGGGCAGGTGTTCATGACCGGCATCGGGCAGTGCGCGCTCATCCTCGCGGTGGCGGTGCTGCTGTTCGACGTCACCCTCCCGAGCGACGCCGCGAGCTGGCTGACGTTCGCGTGGGTGTTCGTGCTCGGGCTGGCGGCCAGCGCCGTGCTCGGCATCGCCCTGTCGGCCCTGCCCCGCTCGGGCCGCTCCGCCAGCGCCGTGGTGATCCCGATCGTGCTGATCCTGCAGTTCATCTCCGGTGTGTACGTGCTGAACTTCCAGTTGCCGGACGCCGTGCAGAACGTGGCGAACGTCTTCCCGCTGGCCTGGCTCGCCCGAGGGATGCGTTCGGCGCTGCTGCCGCAGGACATGGTGGTGCTCGAGCAGGGCGAGACCTGGGCCCACGGCGCCACCCTGGCGGTGCTGCTGGCGTGGCTGATCGTCGGCACGGTGCTGGCACGGCTCACATTCCGTTGGATCCGGCGTGATGCCTGA
- a CDS encoding anti-sigma factor family protein, whose protein sequence is MIPDFLRLGHVGTDLGPYVDGTLEPARRERLDRHVAHCSRCSCEVSEARRQRALTASLGAPEVPASLQERLLQLSCGQVPAPAPWADSRRRSRGIRMAVTVTVASVTGVAVVGVGTLYLVGGRPMTATPVGLTAVAAAAVTEQDVGPVATGGQDAGDLLAMLGLDVAGSQAQDEAHLQDEAQGDTPDQAAGAAQSVATSWPEDWGRPGDLPEGTVLVSAAMVTDQVLRVELEVDGEPVILLEGRGDLDLAGLEVERSVRLGGVETHFVEGWWNAQVGQEIVALHGSDEACHAVLASFEASSMTFAERIERGWRMLARG, encoded by the coding sequence GTGATACCCGACTTTCTGCGCCTCGGGCACGTCGGCACCGATCTGGGGCCGTACGTGGACGGGACGCTGGAGCCGGCCCGCCGCGAGCGGCTGGACCGGCACGTGGCGCACTGTTCGCGCTGCTCCTGCGAGGTCTCCGAGGCGCGACGCCAGCGCGCACTCACCGCATCCCTGGGGGCGCCCGAGGTGCCGGCGAGCCTGCAGGAACGGCTCCTGCAGCTCTCCTGTGGCCAGGTGCCGGCGCCCGCACCGTGGGCCGATTCCCGACGGCGCAGCCGTGGCATCCGCATGGCCGTGACCGTGACGGTCGCGAGCGTGACCGGTGTGGCCGTGGTGGGGGTCGGGACTCTCTACCTCGTGGGCGGCCGGCCCATGACCGCCACACCGGTGGGGCTCACCGCCGTGGCCGCGGCCGCCGTCACCGAGCAGGACGTGGGGCCGGTCGCGACCGGCGGGCAGGATGCGGGCGACCTCCTGGCGATGCTGGGCCTGGACGTGGCCGGCTCCCAGGCCCAGGACGAGGCCCACCTCCAGGACGAGGCCCAGGGCGACACCCCGGACCAGGCTGCCGGCGCCGCGCAGAGCGTGGCCACCAGTTGGCCCGAGGACTGGGGCAGGCCGGGCGACCTTCCGGAGGGCACCGTGCTGGTCTCGGCGGCGATGGTCACCGACCAGGTGCTGCGCGTGGAACTGGAGGTCGACGGCGAACCGGTGATCCTCCTGGAGGGCCGCGGCGACCTCGACCTGGCCGGACTGGAGGTGGAGCGAAGTGTGAGACTGGGCGGTGTCGAGACGCACTTCGTGGAAGGCTGGTGGAATGCTCAGGTGGGACAGGAGATCGTGGCTCTTCACGGCAGCGACGAGGCATGCCATGCCGTGCTTGCCTCCTTCGAGGCGAGTTCGATGACGTTCGCCGAGCGCATCGAACGCGGCTGGCGGATGCTCGCCCGTGGTTGA
- a CDS encoding O-methyltransferase, translated as MAGSSAKAQNWVYTEGLAVESEAAQQARAAAAEAGIECVTPATGALLETFAAMARAKHVVEVGTGTGVSGTWLLAGMASDGVLTTIDVEVDLQREARRAFAAAGIASSRTRTIGGRAMDVLPRLANGNYDLVLVDAEVTDAADHLAQAKRLLRPGGTVVVTEALWGDKVADPARRDSDTVAMREVIRTVMEDEGLHATLLPTGGGVLVAVKR; from the coding sequence ATGGCGGGATCGAGCGCCAAGGCGCAGAACTGGGTGTACACCGAGGGGTTGGCAGTCGAGAGCGAGGCCGCGCAGCAGGCGCGCGCCGCGGCCGCGGAGGCGGGTATCGAGTGCGTCACCCCGGCGACCGGCGCACTCCTGGAGACCTTCGCGGCCATGGCCCGCGCCAAGCACGTGGTGGAGGTCGGCACCGGAACCGGGGTCAGCGGCACGTGGCTGCTGGCCGGCATGGCGAGCGACGGCGTGCTGACCACCATTGATGTGGAGGTGGACCTGCAGCGCGAGGCCCGCCGGGCGTTCGCGGCCGCGGGGATCGCCTCCTCCCGCACCCGCACGATCGGTGGACGTGCCATGGACGTGCTGCCCCGCCTGGCGAACGGCAACTACGACCTGGTGCTCGTGGACGCCGAGGTGACCGACGCCGCCGATCACCTCGCTCAGGCCAAGCGCCTCCTGCGCCCGGGGGGAACCGTGGTGGTCACCGAGGCGCTGTGGGGCGACAAGGTCGCCGATCCGGCCCGCCGGGACTCCGACACGGTCGCGATGCGCGAGGTGATCCGCACCGTCATGGAGGACGAGGGCCTGCATGCCACGCTCCTGCCCACCGGCGGTGGGGTCCTGGTGGCCGTCAAGCGCTGA
- a CDS encoding DUF3117 domain-containing protein gives MAAMKPRTGDGPMEVTKEGRGIVVRIPVDGGGRLVVELNAEEAQSLYSELNGVVG, from the coding sequence ATGGCCGCGATGAAGCCGAGAACCGGTGACGGACCGATGGAAGTCACCAAGGAGGGTCGCGGCATCGTTGTCCGCATCCCCGTCGACGGCGGAGGGCGGCTCGTGGTCGAGCTGAACGCCGAGGAGGCGCAGTCCCTGTACTCCGAGCTCAACGGGGTCGTCGGCTGA
- a CDS encoding twin-arginine translocase TatA/TatE family subunit — MGNIGGMEIGLILILVLVVIGPERLPGYAAQIGRLVRELRAMAKGATSQLKAEMGDDFEELRQFDPRQYDPRRIVREALADDPPASAARAQATSAARARAAGARTAGAGAMGAAAAAPAEPAGPAGTREDFAVRHADGIARTTGDRPVPFDDEAT, encoded by the coding sequence ATGGGCAACATCGGTGGGATGGAGATCGGGCTCATCCTGATCCTCGTTCTCGTGGTGATCGGGCCCGAGCGACTGCCGGGGTATGCGGCACAGATCGGACGCCTGGTACGCGAACTGCGCGCCATGGCCAAGGGCGCCACGTCTCAGCTCAAGGCCGAGATGGGTGACGACTTCGAGGAACTGCGCCAGTTCGACCCCCGGCAGTACGACCCGAGGCGCATCGTGCGGGAGGCGCTCGCGGACGACCCGCCGGCCTCCGCGGCACGGGCGCAGGCCACGTCGGCCGCCCGGGCCCGTGCTGCGGGAGCCCGCACCGCGGGCGCCGGCGCCATGGGTGCGGCCGCAGCTGCACCGGCCGAGCCCGCCGGCCCCGCGGGAACGAGGGAGGACTTCGCCGTCCGGCATGCCGACGGTATCGCCCGTACTACCGGTGATCGCCCCGTGCCCTTCGACGACGAGGCCACGTAG